From one Catenuloplanes nepalensis genomic stretch:
- a CDS encoding ArsR/SmtB family transcription factor, with translation MGDVDDDDVFKALADPTRRKILDELADRDGQTLFEICARLSSKHQLGSSRQAISQHLEVLAAAGLVHSRRDGRYKFHHLDTGPLTHLTDRWRHRDTKET, from the coding sequence ATCGGTGACGTGGACGACGACGACGTCTTCAAGGCCCTGGCCGACCCGACCCGCCGCAAGATACTCGACGAGTTGGCGGATCGGGACGGCCAGACGCTGTTCGAGATCTGCGCGCGACTGAGCTCGAAACACCAGCTCGGCTCGTCCCGGCAGGCGATCTCCCAGCACCTCGAGGTGCTGGCCGCGGCCGGGCTGGTCCACAGCCGCCGCGACGGGCGCTACAAGTTCCACCACCTCGACACCGGGCCGCTTACGCACCTCACCGACCGGTGGCGTCACCGCGACACCAAGGAGACCTGA
- a CDS encoding VOC family protein, with protein sequence MRITITSVLVHDQAAAERFYTEVLGFVKKHDVPMGGDARWLTVVSPDNPDGTELLLEPDAHPAAKPWKDALVGDGIPYTQFAVDDVKAEFDRLRALGVHFTQEPTDMGAFTTAVLDDTCGNLIQIIQMH encoded by the coding sequence ATGCGCATCACCATCACCAGCGTGCTCGTCCACGACCAGGCCGCGGCCGAACGGTTCTACACCGAGGTCCTCGGCTTCGTGAAGAAGCACGACGTCCCGATGGGCGGCGACGCCCGCTGGCTCACCGTGGTCTCCCCCGACAACCCCGACGGCACCGAACTCCTGCTCGAACCGGACGCCCACCCCGCCGCGAAGCCGTGGAAGGACGCACTCGTCGGCGACGGCATCCCGTACACCCAGTTCGCCGTCGACGACGTCAAGGCCGAGTTCGACCGCCTGCGCGCCCTCGGCGTCCACTTCACCCAGGAACCAACCGACATGGGCGCCTTCACCACCGCCGTCCTCGACGACACCTGCGGCAACCTCATTCAAATCATCCAGATGCACTGA
- a CDS encoding zinc-dependent alcohol dehydrogenase, translating into MSDRNLIVSAPGKLEIVEEEIAPGPFRVRTLFSGVSAGTELSFVKNTNPALHHGFDTELGLFGGPADNAYPVTRLGYMEVGVVTSSETPAVATGTTVAMTYGHRTGWTGDPLRDRIVPLPDDLDPILGIYAAHMGPICANGLLHAAGSAARDLGDGVAGRRVAVTGAGVVGLLTALFARAHGAASVVVLDPSPERRAIAEALGLDTLDTDGPDDPAVVLKTAWRHWAGDRGADVVFQCRGQASALQLALRLLRPQGTVIDLAFYQGGADAVRLGEEFHHNGLSLVCAQIGRVPRGLAGTWDRERLSAATVDLLRRDGDAIRRHLITAVVPFDDAPTLLDDLAARRRQEVQSVLSF; encoded by the coding sequence ATGTCCGACCGTAACCTGATCGTCAGCGCGCCCGGAAAGCTGGAGATCGTCGAGGAGGAGATCGCGCCCGGCCCGTTCCGGGTGCGCACGCTGTTCAGCGGCGTCTCGGCCGGCACCGAGCTCAGCTTCGTCAAGAACACCAACCCCGCGCTGCACCACGGCTTCGACACCGAGCTGGGCCTGTTCGGCGGACCGGCCGACAACGCATACCCGGTCACCCGGCTGGGCTACATGGAGGTCGGCGTCGTCACGTCGAGCGAGACACCCGCGGTGGCGACCGGCACCACCGTGGCCATGACGTACGGTCACCGCACCGGCTGGACCGGCGACCCGCTGCGCGACCGGATCGTGCCGCTGCCGGACGACCTCGACCCGATACTCGGCATCTACGCCGCGCACATGGGACCGATCTGCGCGAACGGGCTGCTGCATGCCGCTGGGTCCGCAGCGCGCGACCTCGGCGACGGCGTCGCCGGCCGCCGGGTCGCGGTCACCGGCGCCGGCGTGGTCGGCCTGCTCACCGCGCTCTTCGCCCGCGCGCACGGCGCCGCCTCGGTCGTCGTGCTCGACCCCTCCCCGGAACGCCGCGCCATCGCGGAAGCGCTCGGCCTGGACACGCTCGACACCGACGGGCCGGACGACCCCGCGGTCGTGCTCAAGACCGCGTGGCGGCACTGGGCCGGCGACCGCGGCGCCGACGTGGTCTTCCAGTGCCGCGGTCAGGCGTCCGCGCTGCAACTGGCCCTGCGGCTGCTGCGGCCACAGGGCACGGTGATCGACCTCGCGTTCTACCAGGGCGGCGCGGACGCGGTGCGGCTCGGCGAGGAGTTCCACCACAACGGGCTGAGCCTGGTCTGCGCGCAGATCGGCCGGGTGCCGCGCGGGCTGGCCGGCACCTGGGACCGCGAGCGCCTCTCCGCCGCGACCGTCGACCTGCTGCGCCGCGACGGCGACGCGATCCGCCGGCACCTGATCACCGCGGTCGTCCCGTTCGACGACGCGCCCACGCTCCTCGACGACCTGGCCGCGCGCCGGCGCCAGGAGGTGCAGTCGGTCCTCTCCTTCTGA
- a CDS encoding Gfo/Idh/MocA family protein — translation MGLVGAGGVAQRHARVLSSLPDVQVAAVTDVVPDAAAALAAPLGARVVPDVAALLGEPVDAVYVCVPPFAHGPAEHAVIEAGLPLFVEKPISLDIGAAQEISDAIDERGLLTAVGHHWRYLAVVEQARTLLAGREVRLVTGAWLDKVPPVGWWPLREKSGGPIVEQAAHVLDLARHLAGEVTSVTAAGNGTPPAGDIDGATAAVLRFANGAVGTLAATCVLGWKERAGLEIYADGLAVRVSETGLTVRDADGERTVDSDPETARVAVDRAFIAAVRGEEQDIRVPYAEALRTHTLALAVAASASDGETRDVRP, via the coding sequence GTGGGACTGGTCGGAGCGGGAGGTGTGGCCCAGCGCCACGCGCGGGTGCTGTCGAGTCTGCCGGATGTGCAGGTCGCGGCCGTGACGGACGTGGTGCCGGACGCGGCCGCCGCGCTCGCCGCACCGCTCGGCGCGCGCGTCGTGCCGGACGTGGCGGCGCTGCTGGGCGAGCCGGTGGACGCGGTCTACGTCTGCGTGCCGCCGTTCGCGCACGGCCCGGCCGAGCACGCCGTGATCGAGGCCGGATTGCCGCTATTCGTGGAGAAACCCATTTCCCTCGATATAGGCGCAGCACAGGAGATTTCGGACGCCATCGACGAGCGTGGCCTGCTTACCGCGGTCGGGCACCACTGGCGCTACCTCGCGGTCGTCGAGCAGGCCCGCACGCTGCTGGCCGGCCGCGAGGTGCGGCTGGTCACCGGCGCCTGGCTGGACAAGGTGCCACCGGTCGGCTGGTGGCCGCTGCGCGAGAAGTCCGGCGGGCCGATCGTCGAACAGGCCGCGCACGTGCTCGACCTCGCCCGCCACCTGGCCGGCGAGGTCACCTCCGTGACCGCGGCCGGCAACGGCACTCCCCCGGCCGGCGACATCGACGGCGCTACCGCCGCCGTACTGCGCTTCGCCAACGGCGCGGTCGGCACGCTCGCCGCGACCTGCGTGCTCGGCTGGAAGGAACGCGCCGGACTGGAGATCTACGCGGACGGGCTGGCCGTGCGCGTCTCCGAGACCGGGCTGACCGTCCGCGACGCCGACGGCGAGCGCACCGTCGACAGCGACCCGGAGACCGCGCGCGTCGCGGTCGACCGCGCGTTCATCGCCGCCGTCCGCGGCGAGGAGCAGGACATCCGCGTGCCGTACGCGGAGGCGCTGCGCACCCACACGCTCGCGCTCGCGGTCGCCGCGTCCGCTTCCGACGGGGAGACCCGCGATGTCCGACCGTAA
- a CDS encoding sulfite oxidase: MDETTYDRLRLEQWRDGRASGRGFTRRDLMRLAAAVGVGGAIGAGSAGGAARAADGPIVKPLPPELFTVFGTNAETRWESLKDTGYLVPVDRFFVRNHTSTPIIDPVTYRLKLFGSGLRAPVEFSLDQLKRLPRETITAAVECAGNGRSLFTTQQGQTVSGTAWKLGAIGVGRWHGVRLGTVLRAAGLRRDAVDVQPQGLDANFVSGGVDLGPVRRPLPIGKALDDVLLAWELNDAPLPPDHGAPLRVVVPSWIGISSIKWAGAIEVAAEPLFSPWNTQFYRLFGADHPAEGTLIDEQVVKSAFELAWGATLPLSRTTLTGRSWSANGPIRHVDVSTDGGTTWRRAHTTGPNLANAWQRWRIDWSPATAGQHTLIARATDVTGATQPVTVPHNTLGYLFGAQVRHPVTVA; the protein is encoded by the coding sequence ATGGACGAGACGACGTATGACCGGCTGCGGCTGGAGCAGTGGCGGGACGGGCGGGCGAGCGGCCGCGGGTTCACGCGGCGTGACCTGATGCGGCTGGCGGCCGCGGTGGGCGTCGGTGGCGCGATCGGCGCCGGGAGCGCGGGCGGGGCGGCGCGGGCGGCGGACGGGCCGATCGTGAAGCCGCTGCCGCCGGAACTGTTCACGGTCTTCGGAACGAACGCGGAGACCAGATGGGAGTCGCTGAAGGACACCGGCTACCTGGTGCCGGTGGACCGCTTCTTCGTCCGCAACCACACCAGCACGCCGATCATCGACCCGGTCACGTACCGGCTGAAGCTCTTCGGCAGTGGCCTTCGCGCGCCCGTCGAATTCAGCCTGGACCAGCTCAAACGGCTGCCACGCGAGACGATCACGGCGGCGGTGGAGTGCGCGGGCAACGGCCGCAGTCTCTTCACCACACAACAGGGCCAGACCGTCTCGGGTACGGCCTGGAAGCTCGGCGCGATCGGCGTCGGCCGCTGGCACGGCGTTCGGCTGGGCACCGTGCTGCGCGCGGCCGGGCTGCGCCGGGACGCGGTGGACGTGCAGCCACAGGGCCTGGACGCGAACTTCGTCAGCGGTGGCGTCGACCTCGGGCCGGTGCGCCGCCCGCTGCCGATCGGTAAGGCGCTCGACGACGTGCTGCTCGCCTGGGAACTCAACGACGCACCGCTCCCGCCGGACCACGGCGCGCCGCTGCGCGTGGTCGTGCCGTCCTGGATCGGCATCTCCTCGATCAAGTGGGCCGGCGCGATCGAGGTCGCCGCGGAGCCGCTGTTCTCACCGTGGAACACCCAGTTCTACCGGCTGTTCGGCGCGGACCACCCGGCCGAGGGCACGCTGATCGACGAGCAGGTGGTGAAGAGCGCGTTCGAGCTCGCCTGGGGCGCCACGCTGCCGCTGTCCCGCACCACGCTCACCGGCCGCTCCTGGTCCGCGAACGGCCCGATCCGGCACGTCGACGTCAGCACGGACGGCGGCACCACCTGGCGGCGCGCGCACACCACCGGCCCGAACCTGGCGAACGCCTGGCAGCGCTGGCGGATCGACTGGTCACCGGCCACGGCCGGGCAGCACACGCTGATCGCCCGCGCCACCGACGTGACCGGCGCGACCCAGCCGGTGACGGTCCCGCACAACACGCTCGGCTACCTCTTCGGCGCCCAGGTCCGGCACCCGGTGACGGTCGCCTGA
- a CDS encoding WxL protein peptidoglycan domain-containing protein, with protein sequence MRWKNTVLAVLVAAVSAGLWATPATAASVMAAPVAASPMPASAMPASVMAEEGDVTWTVRTASNSLGADRSSYSYAINPGATVSDAMVVANRGTDALSLTVYAADGFTTGEGGLDLRNRDVAQTGIGVWATAPAASVTVAPGQTVDVPFTVAVPANATPGDYVGGIVTSLTRPDASQQVNVERRLGIRIKLRVGGALAPALAVSDLSVSYDGSWNPFAGGTATVSYTIRNTGNTTLSATQAASVAGPFGWWRSDAGDIAAPPELLPGESWPVTVPVADVPAALLLTGTATLTPLVVDPSGSRSMLEPVSADATAWAVPWLLLLLILVLIALVVLALRLRRRRRAREDARVAKAVQEALAAK encoded by the coding sequence GGTGGCCGCTTCGCCGATGCCTGCCTCGGCGATGCCTGCCTCGGTGATGGCCGAGGAGGGTGATGTGACCTGGACGGTGCGGACCGCCTCGAACAGCCTCGGCGCCGACCGGTCCAGCTACAGCTACGCCATCAACCCCGGGGCCACGGTCTCCGACGCCATGGTGGTCGCGAATCGCGGCACCGATGCGCTGTCGCTGACCGTCTACGCCGCGGACGGCTTCACCACCGGTGAGGGCGGGCTCGACCTGCGCAACAGGGACGTGGCGCAGACCGGCATCGGCGTGTGGGCCACCGCACCGGCCGCGTCGGTGACCGTGGCGCCGGGCCAGACCGTGGACGTGCCGTTCACCGTCGCGGTGCCGGCCAACGCCACGCCCGGTGACTACGTCGGCGGCATCGTCACGTCGCTGACCCGCCCGGACGCCAGCCAGCAGGTCAATGTGGAGCGCCGCCTCGGCATCCGGATCAAGCTGCGGGTCGGCGGCGCGCTCGCCCCGGCACTCGCCGTCTCCGACCTCAGCGTCTCCTACGACGGATCGTGGAACCCGTTCGCGGGCGGCACGGCCACGGTGTCGTACACGATCCGCAACACCGGCAACACCACGCTGTCCGCCACCCAGGCCGCGTCCGTGGCCGGGCCGTTCGGCTGGTGGCGCTCGGACGCCGGCGACATCGCGGCCCCGCCGGAGCTGCTGCCCGGCGAGTCCTGGCCGGTCACCGTGCCGGTCGCGGACGTCCCCGCGGCACTGCTGCTGACCGGCACCGCCACGCTGACCCCGCTGGTCGTCGACCCGTCCGGCTCCCGCTCGATGCTGGAGCCGGTCTCCGCGGACGCGACGGCCTGGGCCGTACCGTGGCTGCTCCTGCTGTTGATCCTGGTGTTGATCGCTCTGGTCGTGCTCGCGCTCCGGCTGCGCCGCCGCCGCAGGGCCCGCGAGGACGCCCGCGTGGCCAAGGCCGTGCAGGAGGCACTGGCCGCGAAGTGA